CGCGTTGCTCTCGGAGCGCGCGGAAGTCATCGTCGTGGTGGATTGCGGAGCCGACCCCGACTACACCTTCGGCGATGTCGAAAACCTGGTGCGCAAGGCGCGCATCGACTTGCAGGCCGACATCGAGTTCCTGCGGCCCCGGCGGGCACTGCCGGGCGAGGTTCCGCGAGGGCTGGCGTCGGAGCCCTCGGGCTTCTACGGTGCGCTGCACGCATTCGGCTCGCTGCAGGAGCTGGCCTCGAACGCGAGCAATGCCTGCCTGGCGGTGGCCCGGATCAACTACGCCGACAGGGACGGAGTTGTGGAGGTCGGGCCGAAGCTGACGCGGGAGCGCGGAATCCTGCTGATCGTCAAGCCGAACATGTGCAAGGGCCTGCCCATCGATCTTCAGAACTTCAAGCGGGCAGCGCCAACCTTTCCCCAGGAAACGACCGCCGACCAGTTCTTCTCGGAAGCGCAATGGGAGAGCTACTTCCGGCTCGGGCAGGTCCTGGCGCAAGACCTGAGCCCGGCATTCATCGAAGCTCTGCGCGCGGACTGCGTCAAGAACGAACCGGCGCATTTCGTGCCGGACGACTGCTCGGTGGCCCTGTCGGGCGCTGCGCTGAACGGCGACGAAAAAACGGCGCGCGGACGCATCATCGGCAGCGTGGGCGCCACGGCGGTGGGCGCGTCGATCGGGCTGGGCGCGGCGGCGACGCTGGGTGTGTCCGCGTGGCAGGCGATCGACAGCGTGAAGGTGGGGAGTGCCAGCCGCGTGGACAGGGAGCGCAAGGCGCTCGATGAACTGAGCGATCTCTGGAGCAAGCTGCCCGTGGCTCTTCCTGCGAATGCCAGGCCCATGCAGGTCGCTCCCCAGCTCGAGGCGCTGGCCAGCGAACTTCTCAAGACCGCGGACACGCTGTGCCCGGCCGGCGAGGTGGACTGGTTCAAGCGCTCCGAGCTGGCCAAGCGCATCTACGCAGACACCCTCGCCGAGTGCAGCAAGGTGGTGCCTTATGTCTTTTCTCGCGCTTGCAAGGGGCTTGTGGAGGCGGAGCATCCGGAGGCGCAGAGCGGGCTTGCCGCCTGCCTCAAACAGGGGCCGGACAAGGTCGCCAAGGAGCCGCTGCCGCGCTATTGGGGCTATGACTATTCGGCCGCGGCGCCGCTCGATGGCATGCACCTTTGCAGTTCTTTCCGTGCCGAATTGCTTGTGGCCCGTAATCACTATCTGACGGATTACGGAGAGGCTGGCGATCAGAGCGCTTCGCCGTCCGGGAAGGATGCAGGAGCGTCGAAATCGGACGGTCTTGGTGAGCGTCGCGCATGTCCCACGGTAGAGACGAAGCCAGCCGGGGCTCCGCCGGCGGTGGGTGCTCCTCCCGTGAATGCGCCGGTTCCGGCGCCGCCGCCCGCGCCGGCGGCTTCCGCGCCCGCCCCGGCTGTACCTGCCGCATCGCCGCCTTCCGCCGCGCCACCTCCCGCCGCGCCGCTTGCACCGGCTGCTGCCGTGACGGCGCGAGCCACCTCGGCACCTGCGGCGACGTCTGGCAGCGAGGGCCCGAAGAGTGAAATCTGCAAGGGCGTGCAGGTCTACATCCAGATTTACGACGGCAGCCAGAGAGACGCCGCACGCACCTATCGTGAGGGTTGGCAGGGCATGGGCGCCAGCGTGCCTCCGATCGAGAACGTCACGGAGTCGGCGCGCAAGAACAACCTCCCGCCGCCGAGGCAGGTGAGCCAACCCACGGTGCGCTATCACGACAAGGCATCGATCGGTTGCGCCTACGCGCTGCGCCGCGATGCCAATTGGTCTGTGGAGCCGCTGTCCCCCCGACTCAAGCCGAGCAACCGCACCGTCGAGGTCTGGATTCCGACCTCGGCGTCACTCTCCGCGAAGTAGGGGACGCAAAGCGGGAGTCCAAAATCGTCCGTTCCGACGACGCTGCGCCGCGGCACGGCGCCAACAATTCTCCAAACCCCAGACCCAGCCGGAGAATTCCCCATGCCCGAAGCATTCATCGTCGCCGCCGCACGCACCGCCGGAGGCCGCCGCAACGGCCGCCTTGCCGGCTGGCACCCGGCCGACCTCGCCGCGCAGGTGCTCAACGCCCTGGTGGAGCGCACTGACGCCGACCCCGCGCTGGTCGAGGACGTCATCATGGGCTGCGTCGACCAGGCCGGCGAGCAGTCTTCCAACATCGCGCGCAACGCGGTGCTGGCGTCGAAGCTGCCCGAATCGGTGCCGGCCACTTCGGTCGACCGCCAGTGCGGCTCGTCGCAGCAGGCGCTGCACTTCGCGGCGCAGGCCGTGATGTCGGGCAGCATGGACATCGTCATCGCCGCCGGTGTGGAAAGCATGACGCGCGTGCCGATGGGCATGCCCAGTACGCTGCCGCTGAAGAATGGCCTGGGCTTCTACGTGAGCCCGCTCATGGCACAACGCTATCCCGACATCCAGTTCAGCCAGTTCACCGGCGCCGAGATGATCGCCAGGAACTACGGCATCGAGAAGGACGAGCTCGACCGCTACGCATTCGAAAGCCACAAGCGCGCCATTGCCGCCACCCAGGCCGGCCTCTTCGAGCGCGAGATCGTGCCGATTGCGGTGCGCATGGCCGACGGCACCGAGCCCGGCGAGCTGCACACCACCGACGAGGGCATCCGCTACGACGCCACGCTGGAGAGCATCGCGGCCGTCAAGCTCATTGCCGAAGGTGGGCGCTGCACCGCCGCCACCGCCAGCCAGATCTGCGACGGCGCGAGCGGCCTGCTGGTGGTGAACGAGCGCGGCCTGAAGACGCTGGGCGTGAAGCCGCTCGCGCGCATCCACCACATGAGCGTGATGGGCCACGACCCGGTGATCATGCTGGAGGCACCGCTGCCCGCCACGCAGCGCGCGCTGAAGAAGGCGGGCATGAAGATCGAGGACATCGACCTGTACGAAGTCAACGAGGCCTTCGCACCGGTGCCGCTGGCCTGGCTGCAGGCACTGGGCGCCGACCCGGCCCGGCTGAACGTGAACGGCGGCGCGATCGCGCTGGGTCATCCGCTTGGCGCCTCGGGCACCAAGCTGATGACCACGCTGGTCCACGCGCTCGGCCAGCGCGG
This is a stretch of genomic DNA from Variovorax paradoxus. It encodes these proteins:
- a CDS encoding acetyl-CoA C-acetyltransferase encodes the protein MPEAFIVAAARTAGGRRNGRLAGWHPADLAAQVLNALVERTDADPALVEDVIMGCVDQAGEQSSNIARNAVLASKLPESVPATSVDRQCGSSQQALHFAAQAVMSGSMDIVIAAGVESMTRVPMGMPSTLPLKNGLGFYVSPLMAQRYPDIQFSQFTGAEMIARNYGIEKDELDRYAFESHKRAIAATQAGLFEREIVPIAVRMADGTEPGELHTTDEGIRYDATLESIAAVKLIAEGGRCTAATASQICDGASGLLVVNERGLKTLGVKPLARIHHMSVMGHDPVIMLEAPLPATQRALKKAGMKIEDIDLYEVNEAFAPVPLAWLQALGADPARLNVNGGAIALGHPLGASGTKLMTTLVHALGQRGKRYGLQTMCEGGGMANVTIVERL